DNA from Triticum aestivum cultivar Chinese Spring chromosome 7D, IWGSC CS RefSeq v2.1, whole genome shotgun sequence:
ATGTGTCAAGTTTGTTTTTTCATGACGTGCTGTTCACCACCGATACGTGTGTAAATTTTGCATTGTTATCAATATTTTAATTATGTATTTGATGATGATGTCTTTCCTAGTCATCATCGACACAATGTAATTAGTTTGTTTCACAAATTTGTCATGCTAAATTAGTTGGCTGTGAAGTTTAATCCTGCTTGCCGGAAGACAACTTGGACATAATTTTTATCAGTTAATTGGCGCTTTTTATGTTCCTTATGACCTTCTAACAAATATTCTGAACACAAGCAAAGCAGTATCTTTCAGTGCTGGCTTCTGGTAGATTTTGGCTGGCAAACTAAGTTGGTTCGTGAATCCATCATAAGGGGCATATGCCACATATGTACTCACGGTATGGAAAGGGCACTACATCTACACCTAGCTTGGTCCCCGACAGAACTTGATTATTTCTTCTTTGCAGAATGATGTTAGTAAACAATTATTCGCACATTAGAGGCTTGCAGGTTTATCAAATCGATAGAAAAGAGTTTGCTAAATCACAACACTCTACTCTAATATAGGGTAACCATCATCTTGTAAACTACATACTCCACTGATGTTCTAATCTGTCCACATTGCTTCTGCCAGATATCCTTGAGCAATGGAAGCAAATGCTTTTGTTTCATCAACGGGAACATCGGTTCTCAAGAGGTGAGGGTGCCATTGGTCCATGGAACAACCAGCATGTTGTTTCCAGATGCTTTTGTTGAATTTGAAGCTGTGGTTGGCTTCTCATGGTCTGACTCGATCCATTTTATTTTGAAGAGCAAATTGTCACTCTCCAACAAAGGCTATTTTGTTTTCTATATTGATCATCAACTGTCTATGTTGCTTGTCCCAGGGACGCATATTTGCGCGTCACAAGCATACCAGTAATCTCTTATCAGGGCACAGGCTATTTGCACCGAATTCCTTGGGCAAACCCTTATCTTCGACATGAAATAAATGACCTGGAGAAGGGCATCTTGTCCAGATCAGTGCAGCATACGAGATGCTCACTACCTGTTACATCCATTGGGGAAGTTGTGATTGTATCATGTATTCCCACGACAAAGACAGGTTGTTTTTCAGATTCTTCAAGTTGGACATGATAGCACTAGAGTGGTCGTCCCTCCATGACCAGGAGTTGGATCACATCAACTGTTTCCTTTACAAGGGCCAGTCTATCCAGGCGAAGGAGGAAGGCAAGATCAAAGTCGTTGTGGCCGGCCGGTCACGACGCGCGGAAACGACCGAGTGCCTTACCTCTTGCTGGCCAGTTCATACCCTGTAATGGGCACCGCACGCTGGGAGCCAGGACAATGTTTTGTGTGTATGTACTCTATATGCATATCTTGCAATCAGAACACAATATTGTTAATAACATGCAACGTAGTTCTTAGGAATCTGGACCTGATGAAGTTTCCTTGTCTCTTCATAGTAAAGGAGCCTTTTTTACAAGTGGTTGCAAAAAGATATTGCTGGAGCTCACAACAGATGGATTCAGTGTGCGGAAATTCCTTTAAAGATTGAAGTCCTTGTATGGCAGCTCTTCCTTGATTCTATGCTTACCAGGGACGAATATGTGTAAGCGAAACTACGGTGGCTCCCCTCTCTGTAACTTCTGTAATGATGTTGAAACCGCTTTTCATTTGCTCATCGGTTGTCCTGTGGGCAAGCTCCTTTTGTGGTTCTTAACACTCACTGTTGCCCCTCTTCTCTCTGGAAAGCTTTCTCATGGTTTTATGCTTTCCTCCTTGGTGGGGATTGATGCTATCTGTTGGGCTATATGTATTACAGCGAATAGAGCCACCTTTGATGAACATAGCATG
Protein-coding regions in this window:
- the LOC123166877 gene encoding uncharacterized protein translates to MKISLSNGSKCFCFINGNIGSQEVRVPLVHGTTSMLFPDAFVEFEAVVGFSWDAYLRVTSIPVISYQGTGYLHRIPWANPYLRHEINDLEKGILSRSVQHTRCSLPVTSIGEVVIVSCIPTTKTGCFSDSSSWT